One part of the Bacillota bacterium genome encodes these proteins:
- a CDS encoding (2Fe-2S)-binding protein gives MATWRIIDHPILGAAPADRTVIIDFDGRPVEAIEGEPIAAALMAAGVASFRTTPVRHEPRGVFCAIGRCTDCVMTVDGVPNVRTCVTPARDGMIVRTQHGLGEWSDSGCGDSN, from the coding sequence TTGGCCACGTGGAGGATAATCGACCATCCCATCCTGGGGGCGGCGCCGGCGGATCGCACGGTAATCATCGACTTCGACGGTCGCCCAGTGGAGGCCATTGAGGGGGAGCCCATCGCGGCCGCCCTGATGGCGGCGGGGGTGGCGTCATTCAGGACGACACCCGTGAGGCACGAGCCCAGAGGGGTGTTCTGCGCGATCGGGCGCTGCACCGACTGTGTCATGACCGTGGACGGCGTCCCGAACGTGCGCACGTGCGTCACCCCGGCGAGGGACGGCATGATAGTCCGGACGCAACACGGTCTGGGCGAATGGAGTGATTCCGGTTGCGGCGATTCGAACTAG